One stretch of Pyrenophora tritici-repentis strain M4 chromosome 4, whole genome shotgun sequence DNA includes these proteins:
- a CDS encoding PutA, NAD-dependent aldehyde dehydrogenase, giving the protein MSKYFHLINEELIEGSSSENYTVYNPANDEIVGEINLADAAEVDAAVAAAREAYENGPWSKFNGAQRAKVMLKLADLIEANDAEITKAEVTAMGQPTSIMGGWIVPMVATTWRYYAGWADKIEGQTYPLEDGAFRITQYEPYGVCAGIGPWNVSIMTMAWKMAPALAAGNTFVFKGSEKSPFSILIIARLFKEAGFPPGVVNIITGAGKTGALMAAHMDIDKISFTGSGLSGRKVVDAANKSNMKRVTLELGGKSPSLVFDDADFDAAIAANSQGFLFNSGQACIATSRLFVQSNIADKFIATLKAHFEGAAGMMGDPSDANTRLGPLADTKQLERVLGYIETGKSEAKLLVGGERKGDKGAFVTPTIFLNPGKDSTIYREEIFGPVLSVLTFEAEEEAIKLANDTSYGLSAAIYTENLARALRVSSKIKAGTIGINSGYAPDNIMPFGGYKQSGMGRELGKEGLLAYMQSKSIRIKL; this is encoded by the exons ATGTCGAAGTACTTCCATCTTATCAACGAGGAG CTTATTGAAGGCTCCTCTTCTGAAAATTACACAGTCTACAACCCCGCAAACGACGAGATAGTGGGTGAGATCAACCTGGCCGATGCTGCCGAAGTTGATGCCGCCGTCGCTGCCGCCCGCGAAGCTTACGAAAATGGACCGTGGAGCAAGTTCAACGGGGCCCAGCGCGCCAAAGTAATGCTCAAGCTTGCGGATCTCATCGAAGCAAATGATGCCGAGATCACCAAAGCCGAAGTCACTGCAATGGGCCAGCCCACGTCTATCATGGGCGGCTGGATAGTACCTATGGTTGCAACAACATGGAGATACTACGCTG GTTGGGCGGACAAGATCGAAGGACAGACCTATCCCTTAGAAGATGGCGCTTTCAGGATAACTCAATACGAGCCCTACGGCGTTTGTGCGGGCATTGGTCCCTGGAATGTCTCTATCAT GACCATGGCATGGAAGATGGCACCTGCTCTGGCAGCTGGCAACACCTTTGTCTTCAAAGGATCCGAGAAATCTCCATTCAGCATCTTGATCATCGCGCGCCTTTTCAAAGAAGCTGGATTCCCTCCTGGAGTCGTCAACATTATCACTGGCGCGGGAAAAACCGGAGCTTTGATGGCTGCACACATGGACATCGACAAGATCAGCTTTACTGGATCTGGTCTTTCAGGAAGAAAGGTCGTCGATGCAGCAAACAAGAGTAATATGAAGCGAGTGACGCTGGAGCTTGGGGGGAAATCCCCATCTCTAGTGTTTGATGACGCAGATTTCGATGCTGCTATTGCAGC AAACTCACAAGGCTTCCTCTTCAACTCCGGACAAGCTTGCATTGCGACCTCTCGCCTATTCGTACAGTCTAACATCGCCGACAAGTTCATAGCAACCCTAAAAGCGCACTTTGAGGGTGCCGCTGGTATGATGGGCGACCCCAGCGACGCCAATACGAGACTTGGCCCACTAGCGGATACGAAGCAACTCGAGCGCGTTCTCGGTTACATCGAAACGGGCAAGTCGGAAGCGAAGCTGCTGGTTGGCGGTGAACGGAAAGGAGACAAGGGTGCCTTCGTCACTCCAACGATATTCCTGAACCCTGGCAAAGACAGCACGATCTACAGGGAAGAAATATTCGGCCCAGTGCTATCTGTATTGACATTTGAAGCGGAAGAGGAGGCTATCAAGCTGGCGAACGATACAAGTTACG GCCTGTCAGCAGCCATATACACGGAGAACCTCGCGCGCGCGCTTCGCGTCTCTTCCAAGATCAAGGCTGGCACGATTGGTATCAACTCTGGATATGCACCAGACAACATCATGCCTTTTGGCGGCTACAAGCAGAGCGGAATGGGTCGAGAGTTGGGTAAAGAGGGCTTGTTGGCGTATATGCAGTCAAAGTCGATCAGGATTAAACTGTAA
- a CDS encoding PAT1 multi-domain protein: MRIFARLPLHRPLHTSHPLLSKSLPPRVPLPDSDLIENFLKGSGPGGQKINKTSSAVQLKHIPTGIVVKYQDTRSREINRKMARRILQDRIEELQLGDEARTRVKAREKSKKKASKAKKARRKYRALEEGKAGVEGEDGEDAEGGDSDGGDVEKVEGNVEEDALEKGGDVAKVGG; this comes from the coding sequence ATGCGCATCTTCGCCCGCCTTCCCCTCCACCGCCCGCTACACACATCCCACCCCCTCCTCTCCAAATCCCTCCCGCCCCGCGTGCCCCTCCCCGACTCAGACCTCATAGAAAACTTCCTCAAAGGCTCCGGGCCCGGGGGTCAAAAGATCAATAAAACATCGTCAGCCGTGCAGCTCAAGCACATCCCCACAGGCATCGTAGTCAAGTACCAGGATACGCGGTCGCGGGAGATTAACCGCAAGATGGCGCGGCGTATACTGCAGGATCGCATTGAGGAGTTGCAGTTGGGGGATGAGGCGAGGACGAGGGTGAAGGCTAGGGAGAAGAGTAAGAAGAAGGCTAGTAAGGCCAAGAAGGCAAGAAGGAAGTATAGGGCGTTGGAGGAGGGGAAGGCTGGGGTTGAGGGAGAGGACGGTGAAGATGCAGAAGGAGGGGATTCGGATGGAGGGGATGTGGAGAAAGTTGAGGGAAATGTTGAAGAGGATGCGCTGGAGAAGGGTGGGGATGTGGCTAAGGTGGGTGGTTGA